The nucleotide sequence GCCAGCTCGTCGTGCGCGCCCTCGCCCACGACCGCGTCCTCCGGCGGCGCAGGCGGCTCGGAGGGCTCCATGCGTGGCACGAGCAGGCCTTCGAAGTAGAGCTTCGAAATCGTCGACAGCGTCGAGAGATCTTCGAACGGCGACGCGTCGACGACGCCCATCAGATCACGACGACCATCGAACAGCCGCAAGATCCCGTTCAGCTCGTCGGGGATCTCGTTCAGCCGATCGACGAGCTCCTCGGCGTTCACCTCGAACACCGTCGTGAGCGGCGGCAGCGCCTCGAGCAGGCGCCCCCACTCGTCGACGCGCCGCATGCCCTCCATCAAGAGGCCCTGCGTGGAGGCGCCGATCACGTCGACATTGTCGACCTTGCAGAACTCGACCTCGAACGACCCCTCGTTCCAGAGCAACGCGCGGTAGACCGCCTCCTCGCCCATGAGGCGCCCGAGCGTCGCGTCGACGACCTTGCCTTCGCGGAAGTAGATGTGCGCCTCGTGCCGCTCGAAGCGGATGTGCACGATGCCGCTCTTCCGGCTGACCTCGAAGGTCTGCAAGAGATCGACCACGCCCATGTCCGAGACGAGGCCGCTGAAGCGCGTGCGACCGCCGGTCTGGTTCTGCTGCTTCGTGGCGATGCCCTCGCGCGTACGCCGCGCGATGAGCAGGTTCACGCGGGCGATGAGCTCGCGGACGAAGATGGGCTTCGTCAGGTAGTCCTCGACGCCGAGCTCGAGGCCCCGGATCTTGTCCTCGATCGACTTCTGGCTCGTGAGAAAGACGACCGGGATCGTGGCCCAGTCGCGATTCTCCTTCAGCCGCCGCACGAGCGCGTAGCCGTCCATGTTCGGCAGGCGCGTGTCCGTGAGGATCAGGTCCGGCGAGGAGAGCTCGATCTTCGCGAGGGCATCCGCTCCGTCTTGCGCCGTCGTGACGCTGAAACCGGCCTTTTTGAGGCTTACTTCGAGCACCCGCAGGCTGCGGGCGTCAGCGTCGACCAGGAGGAGCTGTTGTTTTGCCACGAGGGTTTTCCGCCCAGGAAGGATGGCGAGGGCGCGCGTCCGGTGTCAAGTCGGGCAGTCCCGCCAGCAAGGGCTCGTCGTCAGCCCCACGGATCCACGACATCTCCACCACCGCCCGGCTTCTTCTTCGTCGTCGTGGTGGGCGGCGGCGTCGGCGTGGTCGCAGGCGCGGTCGCTGTGGGCGGCGAGCTCGTGCTCTTCAACGTGCCGCCGGTCGTCCACGGGCGCACCACCGCGGTCTGCGCGCCCGTCGGAGGCGCCGTGGCCTGCGTCGCGGTCGGCGCCGGATCCTCCGTCGCGACCGCGGGCGGCGTCGTCGGCGTCGGCGTCGGCGCGGGCGTCGCGACGACGGCCGGCGTGGTCGGCGTCGCGGGCGCCGTGACCGTGGGCGTCGTGGGCGCGTTGGGGGAGGCGTTCGTCGCCGTCGTCCCTGCCGCGTTTGGCGCGGGCGGCGGCTGGATCGCGAGATACGCGACGACGCCGAGCGCGATCACCGTCGCCGCGGCGAGCACCACGACGAGCGGCCCACGCGCCCCGGCCGCGGCGGGCGCCTCTTGTTTCGCCACGCGCGGCGGTCCGATCGCCTGGCCTTCCTCGCCGAACGTGAGGTCGCCGGACTGCGGGATGAGCCCCATCGCCTCTTCGAGCGCCGCCGCGAGCTCCGCCATCGTGGCGAACCGCTCGGCCGGGTTCTTCGCGAGGCAACGGTTGATGATGTCGCCGAGCGGCCCGATCTGCGTGGGATCGGGGACACGTTGCTCGACAGGCACGGCGGCGCCGTGGATGTGCTGATCGAGCACGCCCTTGAAGCTGTCGGCCTCGAAGGGCACGCGCCCGGTCAAGCACTCGTACATGATCACGCCGAGCGCGTAGATGTCGGTGCGGTGATCGACGGGTTGCCCCATCGCTTGCTCGGGGCTCATGTAGTGCGGCGTGCCGAAGATGATGCCCTGGCGCGTGACGCGGCTCGTCCCCGCGATCTTCGCGAGGCCGAAATCGAGCAGCTTCACGAACTCGCGATCACCGCTGCGGACCAGGAAGACGTTGTCCGGCTTGAGGTCGCGATGAATGACGCCCGCCTCGTGCGCGGACGCGAGCCCGAGCGCGCACTGGAGCCCGATCGCCGCCGTGCGATCCGCCGGCAGGATCCGCTCGCTGCGCAGCACGCTCGCGAGCGAGCTGCCCGTGAGCAGCTCCATCACGAAATACGGCACCTTCGAGCTGAGCGGCGCGCTCTTGTCCGGCACGACCTCGCCGAAGTCGCTCACCGCCACGATGTTCGGATGGCCGATCGCCGCGGCCGCCTTCGCTTCCTGGATGAACCGCGTGACGATCTGCGCGTCACGCGCGATATCGGCGCGTAATACTTTGAGCGCAAACCTTCGACCGAGCGTGGTGTGCCGGACCTCGTACACCGAGCCCGTGCCGCCCTCGCCGAGCACCGACACCACCTCGTAACGCGCGTCGATGATCTGGCCGATCAGCGGGTCGGCGTTCGGGTTCCAGTCCGGCGCGTCGATGAGCGCGTCGCCGTCGTACGGGCAGAAGCGCACCTCGCCGGAGAAGCACTTGTCGCACGCCGGACAGCGCCGGGCGCGCGCCCGCTTTTGCTTGCTGTCCGTCACGAGCGATGCGTCCACGGCGGCTCCGTTCGAGTCGCGGGGGGGCAAAGGCGAAGGCGCCTGAGCTTCGTTCCCTATACGGATGGTTCGCGCCACTGAACAACTCTAACCGAGGAACCGGCAGGCCGCGTCCTCAAAATGGTCGAATACCCCGGGGACAAACCGTGGAGTGGAGTGGAGCGGCTCGACACCTGCCCCCCCGCCGCCCGGCCCCGAGATCCACGGTATCAACCCGCAGCCGTGTCGGGCAACCTTCTCGAAGCGCCTCGACCCTTTCGAAAAATGAAACACGAGCGCCCGCGGATCCACGGGCGCTCGTATCTCCGTCGAGGCCGGCAGGCCGCTCAGATCTCTTCGAGGATCTTCGCCTTGCGGGCGTTGAAATCCTCGTCGCTGATGAGGCCCTGCTGCTTGAGCGACGCGAGCTTCTGCAGCCGCGCCTCCACGCTCTGCGCGCCGGCCGCCTGCTGCGGCTGCTGCGGCTGCTGCGGTTGCTGTGGCTGGGCGTACGGCTGCTGGAACTGCGGCTGCATCATGTTGTGCGCCATGCCCATGCCGATCGCGGCCTGCGCGCCGAGCTGCGCGACGCCCGTGCTCCCGCCGCCCTTCGCCATGCCCTCGCCAGCGCCCATCATCGCCTGCCCCGCCGCGTAGTTGTTCCACGCCGGCGAGCCCGCGAGGTTCTGCACGTACCGCGCGTCCTGCTGGAACTTCTGATCGAGCTGGAACTGCTGCGCCCGCGCCGTGTCCGCCGCGATGCCCACGCCGCGACGCGCCTCGGCCCGCGCCTTGTTCGCCTCCGTCAGGCGCTTCTGGTCGTCGGCCGCGAAGTTGATGTTGAAGTTGCCGATCTGCAGGATCTTGACGCCGATCTCGTCGAGGTTCGGCGCGGACTGCTGGATGCGCCCCGAGATCTCCATGCTCATGCCGCCGAGGTTGAGCAGGCTCTTGCCCGTCTGCGCGCACATCTGGCCGATGACCGTCTTCACGCTCATGAAGAACAGGCCCTTGATCCAGTTCAGGATCAGGTCGTTGTCCTGCGCGCCGGCCGCCTGGCCGTGGTAGCCGATGACGAACCTCACCGGGTCCGTCACGACGAGCGAGAACTCGCCGAAGATGCGCGGCGTGACGAACTCGTAGAGGATCGGATCCTCCATCGACTCGAGCGGGCCGCCGAACGGGACGCTCCGGATCGGCTGCATCTTCACGAAGTAGATCTCCGCGATGAAGACGTCGCCGCCCGTGAAGCTGTTGATGAGGTTGTTCAGGAACGGGATGTTCTGCGTCTGCAGCGTGTGACGCCCAGGCGGCAGGTAACCCACGTACTTGCCGTCCTTGAAGAACAACGCGCACTCGTCGCTGTCGACGGTGAGCTGCGACCAGAACGGGACGTTCTGATCCGGGTGCTTGTAGACGATGAGGTTTTTGAACCTATCGGGGCGCGCGATCATCATCTCGCGCACGCCACCCTTCACGAAATCCATGATCCCCATGTCGAGCTCCCTGCTCTCCGCCCGCGAGAGCGGGACGGACGCCTTGCCATGTCGCGCGAGAACCCGCTCGTGGCAGGCCCGCTTCCCATGGCTCGAACTTTTCGCCGCGACGGACCGCGGCGCCTCAGAGAATAATGCCGAGCACGGTCTGCAGCAATGACAAGCCGGCCGGAAGTGCCCGAGGTCCCTCATGGTTGCCCCGATCGACACAAGCTCCCTCCCGGGCCCGGCGCAAAAGCTCGTCGACCCGAGCGCGCCGCCGAAGCTGCAAGAGCTCGCCGCGCGCGGCGTCGCCCCGGGCCTGAGACCCGCCGACGCCCTCGCCGTCGTGGTGCTGCTCGCGAAGAGCGAGCGCCCCGAGGTCGCCACGACCGCCCGCGCCACGCTCGCCGCCCTGCCCCCGCCCCTGCTCGCCGGCGCGCTCGGCAGTGAGCTCCACCCCGCCGTGATCGACGCCCTCGCGAGGGCCTACGTCGCTCGGGTCGACGTGCTCGAGAAGCTCGTCACGATGCCGCGCGTCGATCTGGAGACGATCGAGCACCTCGCGCGCGCAGGCAGCGAGCTCGTCACCGAGCTCGTGGCCACCAACGAGGCGCGCCTGCTCGCCCACCCGCGGCTGATCGAGCAGCTCTACATGAACCGGGCGACGCGCATGTCCACGGCCGATCGCATCGTGGACCTCGCGCGGCGAAACGGCCTCGAGCTCAGCGGGATCCCCGCCTTCCGCGAGGCCGCCGCGGCGCTCGAGGGCGAGCTCATCCCCGAGCCCTCCGACGAGCCCACGCCCGACGACATCCTCTTCGCCGAGACCGCCGCCCTCGCCGACACCCTCGCCGCGCCCACGCCCGAGGACACGCACGAGGCGAGCGACGAGGGCGCCGAGACCGTAAAGCCCAAGTTCAAGCCGCTCTACAAGCTCATCGCCGACATGAGCATCAGCCAGAAGGTGCGGCGCGCGCAGCTCGGTTCGAAGGAGGAGCGGCTCCTGCTCGTGCGGGATCGGAGCCGGCTCGTGGCGAGCGCGGTCGCGAGGAGCCCGATGCTGCAGGAGGACGACGTCAACCTCATCACGAAGAACAGGAACGTCTCCGAGGAGGTGCTGCGTATCCTCGGCGCGAACGCCGAGTGGCTGAAGAGCTACACGATCAAGCGCAACCTCGTGGAGAACCCGAAGACGCCGCTCTCCGTGTCGACGCGCCTGATCCCGCTCCTGCGCGACGCCGACGTCCGCCAGCTCGCCAAGAGCAAGAACGTCACCGCGGCCATCCAGGAGGCCGCGCGAAGGCACCTCGACCGGAAGAAGCATTGAGCTGATACGGTGTGCGAACGATGAGCGACCTCGTCCGCTTCGGCGTGGCCATGGACCGCGCGCTGCTCACCGAGTTCGATCGGCGCATCGCGGCGCTCGGCTACGAGAACCGCTCCGAGGCCATCCGCGACCTCGTCCGCGCCGACCTCACCCGCGCCGCCTGGGACCGCGGCGCCGCCGTCGTCGCCACGCTCTCCGTCGTCTACAAACCCCACGTCCGCGCCGAGGTCCTGCGCCTCGCCGAGCCCGAGCCCGGCGAAGCCGAGCTGCTCGTCGCGAGCCAGCACGTGCGGATCGACCACGATCGGTGCCTCGACACGATGATCCTGCGCGGCCACGCCGAGAGCCTCGCGAGCCTCGCCGGCAAGATCGCCGGCACGAAAGGCGTGCTCGCCTGCGAGCTCAACGTCACCGCCTCCGTGGCGGACGACACGAACGAGGCCCGCGTTTCCCCCTCACGAGACAGAGATCGAGACCAGGAGCAGGGATGACGATCCCCCACGATCCGAAGCGTATCCTCGTCGTCGGCGCCACCGGCAGGCTCGGCGTCGCCATCGCCAAGGCCCTCGTCCAGCGCGGCGACCGCGTCGCCATCACGGCCCGCAGCCAGCCGCGCCTCGACGCCCTCGCCGACGAGCTCACGCGCGAGCCCGGGAGTCGACCCACCATCGTCTGCGCCGACCTGCGCGACCGCGACGCGCCCGAGCGGATCGCGAGGGGCGTGCTCGAAGGAGGCCGCCTCGACGGCGTCATCCTCGCCTGCGGCCCCTTCCCGCACACGCCGCTCGAAAAGCTCTCGCGCGAGGACCTCGAGAACACGCTCACCGTGCACGCGGTCGCGCCGCTCTTGCTCGTGAACGCGCTCTCCGAGGAGCTCACGCGCGCCGAGGGCGCGGTCGTCGCGCTCGTCGACGCCGGCGTCACGCGCCCGTACCCGAACCACGTCGCCTACCTGACCGCGAAGGGCGCGCTGCAGACGGGCCTGCGCGCGCTCGCCGTCGAGCTCGCCCCGCAGGTGCGCGTCAACCTGCTCGCCCTCGGCATCGTCGCCGATCCCGAGGCCGACGCCGATCCGACGCGCCTGCATCGCCTCGCCGCCCGCTCGCCCCTCGGCCGATTCGGCACGCCCGCGGAGGTCGTGCACGCGGCGCTCGCGCTGCTCGACGCGACGTGGGCGACGGGCGAGATCTGGGGCGTCGGTCGGTGATTACGGCGTGGCGCTCTCGTCCTGGAGCTTCTGCGCCGCGTCCTTCTTCGGCGGCTCGACGATGAAGGTCACGAGGCGCTCCTTCGCCTCGAAGTCCTGCCGGTAGATCGTGGCCGAGTGCTTGTACTTGAAGGGCCCGATGCGCACGCGGTACCAGAGGCCGCGGCCCTTCACCATCGCGGGCTCGACGTAGGCGCGGTGGCCCCTCCGGCGGAGCGCGGCGGCGAACTTGTCGGCCTCCTGCTGCGTCTTGAACGAGCTCACCTGGAGCTGGTACTGCCCCGGCCCGCCGGCCTCCGCCGCCTCGGCTCCATCTTCCCGCGCGACGTGCTTCGCCATCTGCGTGAGCGTGTCGCGACCCGCGGCCGTCTCCGGCGGCGCCTGCAGGATGTGCTGCGCCGGCAGCGGCGAAGGCGGCAGCCTGTCGGCGACCGTCTCCGGCGGCGGCAGCGGCGCGAGCATCGCGGCGGCGTTCTCCGGCGGCGGTTGCTTCTGCGGGGAACGCACGGCCTCGAGCGCCGTCGTGTTCTTCGTGTCGGAGAGCATGCCCGGGAAGGTGATCTCGTGGCCGGAGAGGTCCGGCTTCTTGTCCACCTTCACGCCTGCTGGATGCGCCTTCGCCACGAGATCGCCGAGCGGATCCACGTTCGTCGGCTTCTCCTTCACGGGCGCGCGCAGCAGCGCCACGGCCGCGAACATGATGCACGCGCCGCCGAGCGAGGCGAGCACCAGCGCCGAGGCGCGCGACGGGCGCGAGGCCGGATCGGCCTCCTGGATGTCCTCCAGGTCCTTGATGGCCCCGCCGTCCCCGATGTCCGAACGTACGGTCATGACGCTTCCTCTTCTTGCTCCGTTGCGGCGCTCTCGCCTTCGAGCTTGTGCATGCGCTCGAGCGCGGTGATCCCCGCGAGCTCGAGCCCCGCGGCGTACACCGTGCGGATCGCCTCGATCCAGAGCAGCCGCGCCTCGCTCTTCTGCCGATCCCACCTCTCCTGCCAGCCCGCCTCCGCCATCTGCGCGTCGAGCGGCAGGATGGTGTCGCCGTCCTTCTTGAGCCGCGTGAAGTAGCTCTGGAAGTCCTGCGAGAGCTCCTGCAGGTAAAACAGGATCCGGTGCGGCTCGCGCAGCGCCGCGGCCTCCGCCACGACGGCCGGGAAGCGCCCGAGGCGGCCGAGCATCGCGAGCTCGTCGGGGTGCTCGAGGCGCGCGGCGAGCGCGGGCGAGTGCCGAGGTACTTGGAGCCCAAACTTCTCCTGGGCGCGGCGCAGGATCGAGCAGAGGCGCGCGTAGCCGTACTGCAGGTAGAAGACGGGGTTGTCCATCGAGGCCTTCTTGGCGAGCTCGATGTCGAGGTCGATCGTCGTGTCGCTGCGCCGCGCCAGGTAGAAGTAGCGCAACGCGTCGGCGCCGGCGCCCTTGCGCCGCGCGGCCTCGTCGATCTCGTCGACGATCTCCTCGATCGTCACGAGGTTGCCGAGCCGCTTGCCCATCCGGTAGGGCTTGCCGTCGCGCATGAGGTTCACGAGCTGGTAGAGCAGCACCTCGAAGCGCTCCTTCGGCAAGCCGAGCGCCGCGAGCGCGCCGCGCACCCGCGCCGTGTAGCCGTGGTGATCGGCGCCGAGCACGTTGATCAGCCGGTCGTAGCCGCGCGCGATCTTGTCCGCGTGGTACGCGATGTCGCTCGCGAAGTACGTGAAGTAGCCGTCGCTCTTCTTGACGACGCGGTCCTTGTCGTCGCCCTCGTCGGTGCTCTTGAAGAAGAGCGCGCCTTCGCGCTCCTCGAGGTAGCCCTTCGCGCCGAGCTCCGCGAGCGCCGCGCTCACCCGGCCCCAGCGGTGCAGGCTCTCCTCCGAGTACCAGCCGTCGAACTGGATCCTGAGCGACGCGAGCGTCTTCTTGATGCCCGGCAGCGCCTTCGAACCCGGCACGCCGTCGAGCATACGCGTCACGCACACGCGCGCGAGCTCGTCGACCTTGTCGTCCACGAGCAGCTCGGGGTGCACCTTCTGCAGCCAGGTGACGAGATCCACGAGGTAATCGTTTTTCCCGTAGCCCCCCTCGGGCGGCTCGCGGCCGAGCGCCACGGCGAGCACGCTCGCCGCGAGCAGCCGGATCTGGTTGCCGAAGTCGTTGATGTAGTACTCGCGCGTGACCCGGTGCCCCGCCGCCTCCAGGAGCGTCGCCACCGCGTCGCCGAGGATCGCGCCGCGCCCGTGCGAGATGAGCAGCGGGCCCGTCGGGTTCGCGCTGACGAACTCCACGAGCACCCGCTCGCCGAGCCCCGCCGGACCGCGCCCGAACGCCCGGCCCGCGGCCGACACGTCGCCGAGCACGCGCTGGTAGATCGCGGGCGAGAGCCGGAGGTTCAGGAAGCCCGGCCCGGCGATCTCCACCGCGCGGACGTCCGGCTCTTTGCCGAGGCGCTCGGCGAGCAACGTGGCGATCTCCCGAGGTGGCTTCTTCGCTGCCTTCTGGATCGCGAGGGCCGCGTTCGTCGCCAGGTCTCCGTGCTCGGGGCGCTTCGGGCGCTCCACCGAGAACGCCATCGACGTCACTTCCGCCGGCAGGACCCCACTGCCCGCCAGATCGGTGAGTGCACCCACCACGAGATTCCGAACTTGCTCTTCGACGCCCATCGTACGGGCGGATTAGTACCCCGAGGCCGCTCGGACCACCAACTTTCTGTCAACACATACGCCTACATCGTGAGCCACGTACATCACGATCCCACGAAGGCCCGGTTTGCGGCTTTTTCGAGTTGCAGGGCCTTCCAGCGTGTCTCTTCGAGCTCGCGGGCGGGGTCGGAGTCGGCGACGATGCCGCCGCCGGTGAAGTATTCACCCTCACGGCCCTGGAGGACGACGGTGCGGATGGCCATGGCGAGGGTGACGCTGCCGTCGTGGGCCACGTGGCCAAGACCGCCGGTGTAGAGGCCGCGGCGGGCGCTCTCGAGGCGGGCGATGACCTCCATGGCGCGAACTTTCGGCGCGCCGGTGACGCTGCCGCTCGGGACCATGGCAGAGAGGACGTCGTGCCGGGTCGCGCCGGGCCGCGCAAAGGCGCCGAGCAAGGCCTCGCGGTGGTGGACGGTTCTGTGCGTCACCACACCGGGTCCGTGCAACACCCGGACCGATCCCACGGCCGCGACCTTGCCGAGGTCGTTACGTTCCACATCCACGATCATCGTGAGCTCGGCGTTTTCCTTGGGATCTTGGTCGAGCTCCCGGACGAGCGCGGCGTCCTCCCGGGCGTCCTCTCCGCGCGGCCGCGTGCCCTTGATCGGACATGTCAACAGTCGGCCCCAAGGCACCGAATTCAGGACGGATTTTCTCGATGGATCCCCCCCCGGATCGGGCCGATTCCGGCCGTCTCTCACGTTCCACGTGAAGGCTCGTATGTCATCTCCTGGAAAAAGCGACCCTTCCGGCAAATCTCTCGTTCGGGCATCGAGGAGCAACTCCGGCGAGGTCGACACGACGGCCAGCTCACGATCGAGGTGCAGACACGCGGCGAAGGGGGACGGCGCGGCGGCGCTCAGGCGGCGGTGCAGATCGAGCGGCTCGCCCCGGACGAGCGACACGACGAGCCGCCGCGCCAGGTTGACCTGATAAAGCTCCCCCCGGGCGATGAGCTCCTTGGCCACGAGGATCCGCTCGAGGTGGAGCCGCGTCGGCTCGGCATCCGCGACCTCGACGGCAAACGCCCCCCGCCCCGCAGGCGCGGGCGCCCGGAGCAGGCGGCGCGAGAGGGCGTCGACATGGTCCCGCGTGACGCCGACGACGAACACGCGCCCCTCCGCATGATCCACGACGACGACAGCCGGGTACCGCAGCCAGAGCGGCCGTTCGAGTCTCACCCGCGGTCGCCGATCCCCCTCGCGAGGCGACCAGCCGGGACGTTCGAGGTTGCGCTGTCCTTCGTACGGCAACACGCCGATCCAGCGGGGGACCGAACGAAACGCGCCGACGGCGCCGCCCAAGGGAAAGTCGGGGTCGTCGGCGAGCGGATCGAGCTCGTGCGATTGGCGGTCGGGATCACACGCGACGTAGGAGAAACGCGCGTAAGGGCCGGGGGTGCGGTCGGCCGCGTGGAGCAAGGCGAGCCGGTCCGCGGCATCCGCGCGGAGGCGCTCGGCGAGGGTGATCGGATCGGGCGCGAGGGGGAGCTGTCGACCGACGAGCACGACGACGTTCCTGCTAGCACGGTGCCCCGGCGGCAGGCGGCGAGATGAAAAGCGGCCGGGCTCGGGGTACGCTCGCGCCGCGTGAGCTCTCGAAGGGACAGGCGCTCCGGCTGGCTCGTGATGGCGGCGCTCCTCGGGAGCGGATGCAGCGAGGAGCCGATCGAGCGGACGCTGCAGATCGTGACGGGCCATGAGACGGACACGTTCTCGGCCTCCCCGGCCGTGACGAAGATCCGCATCGAAGCCAGGACGGCCACCGGGACGACGTTCGCCGCCGAGACGACGCCCGGCGGGGCGTTCGACCTCGGCGAGGTGCCAGAGGACGAGCCACTCGGGGTCGAGGTGACGGGGACCACGGCGGAGGGGGCGACGGTCGTGCGAGGCCGGTCGCTCACGGGGATCGTGCCCGGCGCGTTCGCGACCGTGGACATCCCGGTCTTCGTGCAGCGGGTGGGGACATGGGCGCGTCCGCCCGGCGAGCTCGCGCGAGCGCACGTGGACGCGCCGGGCGCGGTGCTCGGCGAGCGGTTCCTGGTGACGACGGGCGGGAGCGCAGCGGCAGGCGCGGACGGCGCGGCGGACGTGCGGCTCGGCGATTTTTACGATCTGCTCGGCTGGGGCCCGGCCGTGACGTCGGCGATGCCGCGGGAAGCGAGGTCGATCGTGGGGCGGATCGGCGGGATGCTCCTCGTGGGGGACGCGGGGGCGAGCGCGGTCGACACGAGCGGGGCGTCGTACGAGGTGGCGTGGCCGGAGAGCGCGGGATCGTTCGCCGAGGTGGCGGGAGGCCTCGTGGTGGAGTCGCCGTCGGGGACGAGCTTCGTCGTGGGGGCGACGCGCGCAGGCGCGGCGACGGAGGAGGTGCTCGCCGTGGACACGAGCGGCGCGCTCTCGGTGCGGAAGCTCTCGGCGGCGCGCACAGGCGCGGCCGCCGCGTGGGCGCCGGGCGTGGGGCTCGTGGTGGCCGGGGGGAGCGCGACGGCGGCGGGGTTCGAGGTGCTGCCGGAGAACGGGACAGCCTTCGTGGCGCGGGACATGCCCGCGGATGTGACCGAAGGCGCGGCGGCGGTGGTCGCGGGGGACGGGAAGATGGCGCTCGTCGGCGGGATCGACGCGGGTGGAGCGCCCGCGGCGACGCGCCGGTGGAGCGCGAGCTGCACGTCGGGGTGCACGATGGAGGAGGTCGCGGGCGCGACGCTGCCGGTGGGGCTCACGCGAACGCAGGCGTTTTCGCTCGGCGGATCCCGGGTGTTC is from Polyangium spumosum and encodes:
- a CDS encoding protein kinase domain-containing protein, with product MDASLVTDSKQKRARARRCPACDKCFSGEVRFCPYDGDALIDAPDWNPNADPLIGQIIDARYEVVSVLGEGGTGSVYEVRHTTLGRRFALKVLRADIARDAQIVTRFIQEAKAAAAIGHPNIVAVSDFGEVVPDKSAPLSSKVPYFVMELLTGSSLASVLRSERILPADRTAAIGLQCALGLASAHEAGVIHRDLKPDNVFLVRSGDREFVKLLDFGLAKIAGTSRVTRQGIIFGTPHYMSPEQAMGQPVDHRTDIYALGVIMYECLTGRVPFEADSFKGVLDQHIHGAAVPVEQRVPDPTQIGPLGDIINRCLAKNPAERFATMAELAAALEEAMGLIPQSGDLTFGEEGQAIGPPRVAKQEAPAAAGARGPLVVVLAAATVIALGVVAYLAIQPPPAPNAAGTTATNASPNAPTTPTVTAPATPTTPAVVATPAPTPTPTTPPAVATEDPAPTATQATAPPTGAQTAVVRPWTTGGTLKSTSSPPTATAPATTPTPPPTTTTKKKPGGGGDVVDPWG
- a CDS encoding SPFH domain-containing protein; this encodes MGIMDFVKGGVREMMIARPDRFKNLIVYKHPDQNVPFWSQLTVDSDECALFFKDGKYVGYLPPGRHTLQTQNIPFLNNLINSFTGGDVFIAEIYFVKMQPIRSVPFGGPLESMEDPILYEFVTPRIFGEFSLVVTDPVRFVIGYHGQAAGAQDNDLILNWIKGLFFMSVKTVIGQMCAQTGKSLLNLGGMSMEISGRIQQSAPNLDEIGVKILQIGNFNINFAADDQKRLTEANKARAEARRGVGIAADTARAQQFQLDQKFQQDARYVQNLAGSPAWNNYAAGQAMMGAGEGMAKGGGSTGVAQLGAQAAIGMGMAHNMMQPQFQQPYAQPQQPQQPQQPQQAAGAQSVEARLQKLASLKQQGLISDEDFNARKAKILEEI
- the nikR gene encoding nickel-responsive transcriptional regulator NikR — its product is MSDLVRFGVAMDRALLTEFDRRIAALGYENRSEAIRDLVRADLTRAAWDRGAAVVATLSVVYKPHVRAEVLRLAEPEPGEAELLVASQHVRIDHDRCLDTMILRGHAESLASLAGKIAGTKGVLACELNVTASVADDTNEARVSPSRDRDRDQEQG
- a CDS encoding SDR family NAD(P)-dependent oxidoreductase, with protein sequence MTIPHDPKRILVVGATGRLGVAIAKALVQRGDRVAITARSQPRLDALADELTREPGSRPTIVCADLRDRDAPERIARGVLEGGRLDGVILACGPFPHTPLEKLSREDLENTLTVHAVAPLLLVNALSEELTRAEGAVVALVDAGVTRPYPNHVAYLTAKGALQTGLRALAVELAPQVRVNLLALGIVADPEADADPTRLHRLAARSPLGRFGTPAEVVHAALALLDATWATGEIWGVGR
- a CDS encoding SPOR domain-containing protein, with protein sequence MTVRSDIGDGGAIKDLEDIQEADPASRPSRASALVLASLGGACIMFAAVALLRAPVKEKPTNVDPLGDLVAKAHPAGVKVDKKPDLSGHEITFPGMLSDTKNTTALEAVRSPQKQPPPENAAAMLAPLPPPETVADRLPPSPLPAQHILQAPPETAAGRDTLTQMAKHVAREDGAEAAEAGGPGQYQLQVSSFKTQQEADKFAAALRRRGHRAYVEPAMVKGRGLWYRVRIGPFKYKHSATIYRQDFEAKERLVTFIVEPPKKDAAQKLQDESATP
- the argS gene encoding arginine--tRNA ligase, coding for MGVEEQVRNLVVGALTDLAGSGVLPAEVTSMAFSVERPKRPEHGDLATNAALAIQKAAKKPPREIATLLAERLGKEPDVRAVEIAGPGFLNLRLSPAIYQRVLGDVSAAGRAFGRGPAGLGERVLVEFVSANPTGPLLISHGRGAILGDAVATLLEAAGHRVTREYYINDFGNQIRLLAASVLAVALGREPPEGGYGKNDYLVDLVTWLQKVHPELLVDDKVDELARVCVTRMLDGVPGSKALPGIKKTLASLRIQFDGWYSEESLHRWGRVSAALAELGAKGYLEEREGALFFKSTDEGDDKDRVVKKSDGYFTYFASDIAYHADKIARGYDRLINVLGADHHGYTARVRGALAALGLPKERFEVLLYQLVNLMRDGKPYRMGKRLGNLVTIEEIVDEIDEAARRKGAGADALRYFYLARRSDTTIDLDIELAKKASMDNPVFYLQYGYARLCSILRRAQEKFGLQVPRHSPALAARLEHPDELAMLGRLGRFPAVVAEAAALREPHRILFYLQELSQDFQSYFTRLKKDGDTILPLDAQMAEAGWQERWDRQKSEARLLWIEAIRTVYAAGLELAGITALERMHKLEGESAATEQEEEAS
- a CDS encoding chorismate-binding protein codes for the protein MAKELIARGELYQVNLARRLVVSLVRGEPLDLHRRLSAAAPSPFAACLHLDRELAVVSTSPELLLDARTRDLPEGSLFPGDDIRAFTWNVRDGRNRPDPGGDPSRKSVLNSVPWGRLLTCPIKGTRPRGEDAREDAALVRELDQDPKENAELTMIVDVERNDLGKVAAVGSVRVLHGPGVVTHRTVHHREALLGAFARPGATRHDVLSAMVPSGSVTGAPKVRAMEVIARLESARRGLYTGGLGHVAHDGSVTLAMAIRTVVLQGREGEYFTGGGIVADSDPARELEETRWKALQLEKAANRAFVGS